A genome region from Pseudomonas helmanticensis includes the following:
- a CDS encoding TIM barrel protein, translating into MSKPLRFALNRMVAPRLSLPAFIELAVTLKADAIEIRNDLKGVEIEDGTAPEQVRELCAAKGITVLSINALYPFDVWNDQRRAQALKLAAYARDCGAQGLVMCPLNDRADRRSQAERAAGLRTALSELAPILRDHGILGFVEPLGFEECSLRRKYTAVEAIKAVGGLDVFRLVHDTFHHHLAREQEFFPELTGLVHISGVEDAEAPLNSIRDGHRVLVGEGDILGNAAQIEQLLASGYDGYLSFEPFADSVHGLTDIRQAIGASMAHLQNSLT; encoded by the coding sequence ATGAGCAAACCCCTGCGTTTCGCCCTGAACCGTATGGTCGCGCCACGCTTGTCCCTGCCGGCCTTCATTGAACTGGCGGTAACCCTGAAAGCCGACGCCATCGAGATTCGTAACGACCTCAAGGGTGTCGAGATCGAAGACGGCACCGCTCCGGAGCAAGTGCGTGAATTGTGCGCGGCGAAAGGCATCACCGTGCTGTCGATCAATGCGCTGTATCCGTTTGATGTGTGGAATGACCAGCGTCGTGCGCAGGCCTTGAAGCTCGCCGCGTATGCCCGCGATTGCGGCGCGCAGGGCCTGGTCATGTGCCCGCTGAATGATCGTGCCGACCGCCGCAGCCAGGCCGAACGCGCGGCGGGTTTGCGCACCGCGTTGTCTGAACTGGCGCCGATTCTGCGCGATCACGGCATCCTTGGTTTCGTCGAGCCGCTGGGCTTCGAAGAGTGTTCCCTGCGTCGCAAATACACGGCGGTGGAGGCGATCAAGGCGGTCGGCGGGCTGGATGTCTTCCGTCTGGTGCATGACACCTTCCACCATCATTTGGCCAGGGAGCAGGAGTTCTTTCCCGAGCTGACCGGGCTGGTGCATATCTCCGGCGTCGAAGATGCCGAGGCACCGCTGAACAGCATTCGTGATGGTCATCGCGTGCTGGTGGGCGAGGGCGACATACTCGGGAATGCCGCGCAGATCGAACAGCTGCTCGCCAGTGGCTACGACGGTTACCTGTCATTCGAGCCATTCGCCGACAGCGTGCATGGCCTGACGGATATCCGCCAAGCCATCGGCGCCAGCATGGCCCACCTGCAAAACTCCCTGACCTGA
- the iolD gene encoding 3D-(3,5/4)-trihydroxycyclohexane-1,2-dione acylhydrolase (decyclizing) gives MTTTRLTMAQALVKFLDNQYIEVDGVESKFVAGIFTIFGHGNVLGLGQALEQDSGDLIVHQGRNEQGMAHAAIGFAKQHLRRKIYACSSSVGPGAANMITAAATATANRIPLLLLPGDVYACRQPDPVLQQIEQFHDLSISTNDAFKAVSKYWDRINRPEQLMTAAIHAMRVLTDPAETGAVTLALPQDVQAEAYDYPDYFLQKRVHRIERRPATEAMLGDALALFKGKRKPLIICGGGVRYSGANAALQAFAERFDIPFAETQAGKSAVVSSHPLNVGGIGETGCLAANLLASEADLIIGVGTRYSDFTTASKSLFQHPDVQFLNLNISPCDALKLDGVQLLADAKTGLQALSRALGDYRSSWGEQPRQAKAQLDEEVERIYQVDYQAKDFVPEINDHMDPAVLREFIELTGSCLTQSRVLGVLNETLADDAVIVAAAGSLPGDLQRSWRSKGVNTYHVEYGYSCMGYEVNAALGVKLAEPDREVYALVGDGSYMMLHSELATSIQERRKINVVLLDNMTFGCINNLQMEHGMDSFGTEFRFRNPETGKLDGGFVPVDFAMSAAAYGCKTYKVNNVEELQAALGDARLQTVSTLIDIKVLPKTMIHKYLSWWRVGVAQVSTSARTDAVAKTLNERLAKARQY, from the coding sequence ATGACCACAACAAGACTGACCATGGCCCAGGCCCTGGTGAAATTCCTCGATAACCAGTACATCGAGGTCGATGGGGTTGAAAGCAAATTCGTCGCCGGGATCTTCACTATTTTCGGTCACGGTAACGTGCTCGGCCTCGGTCAGGCGCTGGAGCAGGACAGCGGCGACTTGATCGTCCATCAGGGCCGCAACGAGCAGGGCATGGCGCACGCTGCCATCGGTTTCGCCAAGCAACACCTGCGGCGCAAGATCTACGCCTGTTCCTCTTCGGTCGGCCCCGGCGCGGCCAACATGATCACCGCTGCCGCCACGGCCACCGCCAACCGCATTCCCTTGCTGCTGTTGCCCGGCGATGTCTACGCCTGCCGCCAACCCGACCCGGTGCTGCAACAGATCGAGCAGTTCCACGACTTGAGCATCAGCACCAACGACGCCTTCAAAGCCGTGAGCAAATACTGGGACCGTATCAACCGTCCCGAGCAGTTGATGACGGCGGCGATCCACGCCATGCGCGTGCTCACCGATCCTGCCGAAACCGGCGCCGTGACGCTGGCCTTGCCGCAAGACGTGCAAGCCGAAGCCTACGACTACCCGGATTATTTCCTGCAAAAACGCGTGCACCGCATCGAACGTCGTCCGGCCACCGAAGCGATGCTCGGCGACGCGCTGGCACTGTTCAAAGGCAAGCGCAAACCGCTGATCATCTGTGGTGGCGGTGTGCGTTACTCCGGGGCCAATGCGGCGTTGCAGGCGTTCGCCGAACGCTTCGACATTCCTTTCGCAGAAACCCAGGCCGGCAAGAGCGCGGTGGTGTCCAGCCATCCGCTGAACGTTGGCGGCATCGGTGAAACCGGTTGCCTGGCGGCGAATCTGCTGGCCAGTGAGGCCGATCTGATCATCGGTGTCGGCACCCGTTACAGCGATTTCACCACGGCGTCGAAATCGCTGTTTCAGCACCCGGACGTGCAATTTCTCAACCTCAACATCAGCCCGTGCGATGCGCTGAAACTCGACGGCGTGCAATTGCTCGCCGACGCCAAAACCGGATTGCAGGCGTTGTCGCGAGCACTGGGCGATTACCGCTCGAGCTGGGGCGAGCAACCGCGCCAAGCCAAGGCGCAACTGGATGAGGAGGTCGAGCGGATCTATCAGGTCGACTACCAGGCCAAGGATTTCGTCCCGGAAATCAACGACCACATGGACCCGGCCGTGCTGCGTGAATTCATCGAGCTCACCGGTTCGTGCCTGACCCAAAGCCGCGTGCTCGGCGTACTCAATGAAACCCTGGCCGACGACGCGGTGATCGTCGCCGCTGCCGGCAGTCTGCCCGGCGACTTGCAGCGCAGTTGGCGCAGCAAGGGCGTCAACACTTACCACGTTGAATACGGCTATTCCTGCATGGGTTACGAAGTCAACGCCGCGTTGGGCGTGAAGCTCGCCGAGCCTGACCGCGAGGTCTACGCACTGGTCGGTGACGGCTCCTACATGATGTTGCACTCGGAGCTGGCGACCTCGATTCAGGAGCGCCGCAAGATCAACGTGGTGCTGTTGGACAACATGACTTTCGGTTGCATCAACAATTTGCAGATGGAACACGGCATGGACAGCTTCGGCACCGAGTTCCGTTTTCGCAATCCCGAGACCGGTAAGCTCGACGGCGGTTTCGTGCCGGTGGATTTCGCCATGAGTGCGGCGGCTTATGGCTGCAAGACTTACAAGGTGAATAACGTCGAAGAGCTGCAAGCGGCACTGGGCGATGCGCGCTTGCAGACGGTGTCGACGCTGATCGATATCAAGGTGCTGCCGAAGACCATGATCCACAAATACCTGTCGTGGTGGCGGGTCGGTG